From a region of the Enterobacter cancerogenus genome:
- the tag gene encoding DNA-3-methyladenine glycosylase I: MQRCGWVSQDQLYIDYHDKEWGVPETDGKKLFEMICLEGQQAGLSWITVLKKRENYRNAFHQFDPVAVAAMTDEDVERLLQDAGIIRHRGKIQAIIGNARAWLAMEQNGEPFSAFVWSFVNNTPIVTRAATLAEIPTSTPASDALSKALKKRGFKFTGTTICYSFMQACGLVNDHITECFCHPGGHDDPPMAK, translated from the coding sequence ATGCAACGTTGCGGCTGGGTAAGCCAGGATCAGCTTTATATCGACTATCACGACAAGGAATGGGGCGTACCGGAAACCGATGGCAAAAAACTCTTTGAGATGATCTGTCTGGAGGGGCAACAGGCGGGCCTGTCGTGGATCACCGTGCTGAAAAAAAGGGAAAACTACCGCAATGCCTTCCATCAGTTTGACCCTGTCGCCGTCGCCGCCATGACCGACGAGGATGTCGAACGGCTGCTGCAGGATGCCGGCATTATCCGCCATCGCGGGAAGATTCAGGCCATTATTGGTAACGCCCGTGCCTGGCTTGCCATGGAGCAAAACGGCGAACCGTTCTCGGCGTTTGTCTGGTCGTTTGTGAATAACACCCCCATCGTGACCCGGGCCGCAACGCTTGCGGAGATCCCAACCTCTACGCCCGCCTCGGACGCCCTCTCAAAGGCGCTGAAAAAACGCGGCTTCAAATTCACCGGCACCACCATCTGCTACTCCTTTATGCAGGCCTGCGGGCTGGTGAACGACCATATTACGGAATGCTTCTGCCATCCGGGGGGCCATGATGATCCGCCAATGGCAAAGTGA
- a CDS encoding N-acetyltransferase: protein MIRQWQSENTAPLLSLWLKSTTVAHPFIDAEYWKENEAMVRDVYLPAAQTWVWEDEGQLCGFISVMHSQFVGALFVAPAFIGKGIGRALLNHVQQRYPYLSLEVYQKNERAVNFYHAQGFRIEDSAWQDDTHHPTWIMCWQADQTPLT, encoded by the coding sequence ATGATCCGCCAATGGCAAAGTGAAAATACCGCTCCGCTCCTGAGTCTGTGGCTTAAAAGCACCACCGTCGCGCATCCCTTTATCGACGCAGAGTACTGGAAAGAGAACGAAGCGATGGTGCGGGACGTCTATCTCCCGGCAGCGCAAACGTGGGTATGGGAAGATGAGGGGCAACTCTGCGGGTTTATCAGCGTGATGCACTCGCAGTTTGTCGGCGCGCTGTTTGTCGCGCCAGCCTTTATTGGCAAAGGGATTGGGCGCGCGCTGCTGAACCATGTACAGCAGCGCTACCCCTATTTAAGCCTGGAGGTGTATCAGAAGAACGAGCGGGCGGTGAATTTCTATCACGCACAGGGCTTTCGTATTGAAGACAGCGCCTGGCAGGATGATACCCACCACCCGACGTGGATCATGTGCTGGCAGGCGGATCAAACGCCGTTAACGTAA
- a CDS encoding autotransporter domain-containing protein, whose product MMINTISGRHAVFGLVGISACVLYSHSAFAWQQEYIVSDAHNNTAERYTWDADHQPRYEDILAERINTSQNSAGFTLNTASGLPSEAPEGVSIGWNFPLQGQMTTGPVAEWRYDGSAPSMANEFGDTLTTQSLTDPLWHASISSLGWRLNTKVGDLRPWAQISYNQQFGENQWKSQYGMPQTPAPAQSGSWMDVTVGTDIPFNTHMAAYASLAQGEGNIAGEETLYTLGVSAKF is encoded by the coding sequence ATGATGATAAATACGATCAGTGGTCGCCATGCTGTTTTTGGCCTGGTGGGTATCTCAGCGTGCGTGCTTTATTCGCATAGCGCGTTTGCCTGGCAACAGGAATATATCGTTTCAGACGCACACAATAATACGGCAGAACGTTATACATGGGACGCCGATCACCAACCGCGTTATGAAGATATTCTCGCAGAACGCATTAATACGTCGCAGAATTCGGCGGGCTTTACCCTGAATACCGCCTCTGGCTTACCCTCCGAAGCGCCGGAAGGGGTGAGCATCGGGTGGAATTTCCCCCTGCAGGGGCAGATGACGACAGGGCCGGTTGCGGAATGGCGCTACGATGGCTCGGCACCTTCGATGGCGAATGAGTTTGGCGATACGCTAACAACCCAGTCGCTGACCGACCCGCTATGGCATGCCAGCATCAGTTCGCTTGGCTGGCGTCTGAACACAAAGGTGGGCGATCTTCGCCCCTGGGCGCAAATCAGCTACAACCAGCAGTTCGGAGAAAACCAGTGGAAATCGCAGTATGGGATGCCCCAGACCCCCGCACCTGCGCAGAGCGGCAGCTGGATGGATGTGACCGTCGGAACGGATATCCCATTCAATACCCATATGGCAGCCTATGCGTCTTTAGCC